Genomic window (Helianthus annuus cultivar XRQ/B chromosome 3, HanXRQr2.0-SUNRISE, whole genome shotgun sequence):
TGAAGTATGTTATTGCTCTACTAAACAACAAGTTGCTGGTGTTCTCACTAAAGCATTGCAACCCAAAGATTTTCAGCGATTAAAGGAGTTCCTCCATTTTAGAGAAATCTAGCTTTATTAGACGGGCAAGAATTATAAGCTAGATTATGTTACATAagtatgttattattattagaatgtattatatggtgttattagtattattattattattcgataTCATAGGTTGAGGCGGTTATCCTTATGTGAACCCCTCGTATATATACCAATTTACCAATTCAATCAAGAACTTTATTCAATCTCTTGTTTACGAAATCAAATCTGATAGTGTGATTCAATCCAACACTAaattcatcaccatcatcatactgtattttgtatttcttttcATATAATCCCAAGTCAATTGAATATGATCATGATACCCAACAcactggtatcagagccaggttcaaATACTCGATATTGCAAATTTCCTTTGATTTGTTGTGTGTTTCTTGTCGAATAGCCAAGGAGACTACTGGAAATCAAAATTATTGTCCCATAAATTTTTTAGGATGTTATTATTGCTTGGAGTTTGGTAACCGAACTGTTAATTGCAAATTGCATGAAAACAATGACGCCTCTGCCTTAATCAAAGAAATCATTGACATGGGGAATCAGGATCAAGTAGAACGAATCCGACACCAGAAGGCTACTCGGGAGAATATCTAGTGACCAGGACGGAGAATGGCAACGAATAGAATCTGATATACAAATGCATCTTAATGCAAAACACCATGTTACTTGCATTTTAAGCCCTCTTTATACGTCTCAAACACTCCTTCGGTGTTGAGACGAGATTAGAGAAAAATGAAATTCATTTTTTAAGGGGTTTGGGTCAAGTATAAATCAAAATTGAAGGGCTACTGGAAATCGTTCAATGTGTCTTTAACatattaaaatttgaaaaaaattaTTAGATTTTAATAACCTCAACTATTGGccgttggccgccaacagtctcaacttaaaaaataaccactggcgATCCAAActtttaacatattggcctccaatgtaCGCTGattaacagaaccctaacgtcgttagtctccgttcgccggaaaaacgttttgCTAGAAAAGGTGtcctaaaggtccgatctaagtTTACAAAGAagtttgggacgaaaatgttgagttttctggccaaaaaattgagttttacggccaaaaagaagttttccggcaaaaaaaatgagttttctgGTGACCTCGATAATTGGGGTGTTTGATAGAAAAAGGTTCCTAAGGACCGTAACAAAGTTACAAAGAGGTTTGTGACGAAAAGGTTGAGTGTTCCGGCAAAAAAATAGTTTCccggccaaaaacgtttttccggtgACCGGAGACTAACGACGTTAAAATTCTGTTAGTCAGGATCTATTGGAgcccaatatgttaatagttgggaccgCAAGTGGTTATTTCtgaagttgggactgttggcgtCAAACGACAAATAGTTGGGAATATTAAAACCCaatattccaaaaaaaaaaaaaaaaaaaaacaaattaagtATGGATCAACTTCGGTTGCAAGGATTTGTAGTAAAGTTAAACGGTCCAGATTGTCACATTAAAAAAATGTTTAGTCCGAAATGAAAAAGGAACCGGGACGTCGTCCATGTTCAAATTGATCATGGAAATCAAGAACTACCGAAAGAAAATGAAGCTTCCTATAGTGAACAAGAAGAGCTTATTAGAATATACAGAAAACAGAAAAGCATTtaaagattttcaaaaaaaaaaaaaaaatcttgtaGATTACTACTGTATTAGGTTAATTCGATATATAATTAGCGGCCTTAAGTAGTTAAGGAAGCCAAGAAAGATTAGCAAAAATGATTTTAACCAATCAGATTCTTTACTAGATTCCTCTAAGAATGATCACGTTTCTATTTTATACAAAATTTGATCTTTCAAAGGGTAAAAGGGAAAGGAAAAAAACGGATGTTAAGACTTTACAAGGTAAATGTCTTCGGAGGACTCATGGTAAAGGCCTTTGATGAGGTAATATTACCAGTAATGACATTAGGAGCCATAGTGTCCTTCACCGCAATAGGCTTAACTTGAACCACTTGCTCGGGCAAAATCTTGTCGCCATCCACCTTAGCCAATACTTCAAAATGCATCCTTGTGGTCGTCGGTTTTGTTCTCCACTTGGGATAACCTTCCAACTCTGGCCCATTCCCGCCCAACTTCTCTACCTGAAACCCGATCTTCACAAACGTTTGGGCTGATATGTCTGCTTTCAACAGCTTGAAAGAACCATTCTCACTGGCTTTAGAACCCAAGACTGAGGAGAGTAGTTTATCTAAACCAACCAAATGTGTGTTTGACCCGTTAACAGACTTAACGGGCCAGAATGTTTTTGACCCGTTAACCAGCAAGTTGTGCTTGTTCTGGTTAGCAGTGGGAGACGGTGTAGGAGAAGTGAGAGATGTAGGACCCACGATGGATAGAGGTATTATTTGCCCTCGGGTACGAGCCACGTGTCTCAGACGGTCAGCTAGGCTCAAGATACGTGATGCAAACCCGTTTTGAGCTTTGGTCAACGGAAGACCAAACTGAACGGGTCTGAGTAAGCTGACTGATTTGGCACCCTCGACTCTCACAACTGCCCCATCGGCTATGATTACTTTCCTTAGCTCACCATCGTCAACGTGATGCTGTACAATATTTAACATGATAATCAGTAAACAAGTTTCAGCATTGTTCTAAAAATGCTATTCAAACATTTTGTCAGTTGTAAGAAACACTCGAGTCTTTATACGTGTTCCATAGTTATAGTTATGAAAAGTTTCAAAACTAGAAGAACACATATGAAACTTGCTTACAGTTTGGTGACTTTCTTAGCCGTTACGTTATGTTAAACGTCATAACGAATCACCAAATTGCAACCACGTTTCACAAATGTTCTGCTTAGGCCATTCATTCATAAAAAAAGTTGCAACAATTGATCAATATTTAAGCTTAAGTGGTCTTACGATTGAGAAAAGTTTGAATAAATCTAATGGAACAATGGTTAAACTTAAATTGTTATAACAATGTTTTCAGAACCGAACCTAACGACTATATAACCGTTCTGGCTGAGTCTGTTAGAATCCTCTCAATCTAAACAGGCGAACCAAACCGCGTGGTTCGCCAGGATTCCCATCCCTTCCAAAATCTTATTTATTAATCCATTTACTAGTTTTAGCTCCAGATTTTGTTGAATTGCAAATCAACATCAAACTATAAAATAGTTTCAAATATTTAGTAGGTCTAGGTCATTTGGGTTTGTAACCGGTCCAACCAGTAGCCCGAAAGATAAGTTGGCCATTTTGATAACCGGTCCGGTTATAAGTAATTCAGTTATAACACATCACTTTCCCATAATTTACAAATCTTTCTTTTAGCAACAAAAAGCTGAAACATTAAAACAAACTGATGATAAACCGAAACATGACTTACAGGCAATGAAAGTTTCATGTTCTTGGCATCTTGAATCCAGAGCTCTATTGGACCAGCAAGCTCAAATGGAGCCAAAACAGGTGACCCATGTGCATTCTTCATTTCCGTAGTCTTCGCCTTCGCTACCAACACATTATCATGGTTGTTATTACTTGCCTGATCCTCCACTTGAAGAATGGGTAGATCCTCATGTTGCCAGTTATTCACATCGTCCAAAAGTTTCAATGGAAGAACCATATTGTCAATTTCAATATCAATTTCGTAAACATTGGATCGACCCACAAAAGCATCCCTCAAATCAAACCCAGATATCTTAAGATCATCTGATTGAAGCCCTAATCCCCTAACAATAATTTCCTTCAGATCCTGAAACCAAAATCAATGAAAAACatttatttaaattttatattttttttaccgCCTAACTCAAACGTATTCTAAACCTACTACTAAATCCAAAGCAATGTCTATTTATCGGACTAGAAACCTCAACcgcttcagaaaatacatttccAGTACACTTTAGTACGGTTAGTTAGAGGTGTGCATAATCCGAGATAACCAACAAATAACCAAAATAATAGACATAACCAAACCAAAACAACCAAACTCATCCCAGAATCCAACGGTTTAGTTTTATGTATATTCCAAAAACCGAATTTCCAATTCAGGTTCGATTTTGCATGTACTGAAAACCTAAACCGAACTTGACCAGAAAAAAGAAACATTTCGTATTGAATTTATTGATTATAATTTTACTTTTCTGACGCCAGAAGCTttggacctacttagtcgagttcaaagggttatgcatagtaatgttataaCCGCGAGATCTATAGACGCAGTTTTTAAAAAACTTAGTTTTGCTATTAAAAAGGGgatagcggcgcagcttgttgcccgtttaccaactatctcatAAATTCATAACATGACTCTAAAGTTCTAGCCATACTAACAAGCAAATATTTTAATCATAATCATAAAATTTGAAGACTACTATGTTAAGAActctgtaaaaaaaaaaaaaaaaaaaaaaaaaaaaaaaaaaaaaaaaaaaaaaaaactaataaatgaTATACcacaaaattttatgctaaaacatgtAACAATCAATTAATcgtaaattaacaaaaaaaaaaaaaaaggtggaTCCAAATATATAATAACAAATTAATCATTAAGTCAACAAAAAACTTTAGTCCCAAATTCATGATCTTGGCCACCTTTTCGGCCCAAAAATTTCAAACCTAAATGCAAaaccaaaaaaacctaaaccgaatcaaacccattttgaaaaccaaaaatctgaaaatgaacttttttttaaaatcatGTCGGTTTTTTATTCGGTTTGAGTCCAAAACCAACCCACGCACACACCCCTATGGCGCTAGGCTAGCAATCAAAACATGTATATTAATATCACAACGATGATCGTAATCCGGAAGAACAAGAACAGTAGGTTCAATTTTGGTATTAATTCAACAGTTTATGATAAATTCACACACCGATATGGCTTTAGGATAGCGACGAACGTCTGTTGTTGAAATCGCAGCCATCGAAGCAGTAAACTGAATCATAAGCGTTAGAAACAATGCGTAGTTAGCGAAATTCGAACCTCTAACAGCCATTGAATCGTCGATTTCAAATCGAAAGGTGCGATGTTTTAAGAACCCCGGGGATTTCAACAGGTGATCAAATTTGGATTTGTTTTATTTGGTGTTTTTGGATTTGTTTAAGCTGTTTGTCTTATGTTGAAGATAGAATACAAAATTGGCTAAATGGGAATGAGTTGAGGGATGTGCATATGAAGAACATGATGACGTGGAAATGATGGTAGGGAGGATATTCCGGTGGATGGGTTTGAGTGGTCCACCTAGACCCGATTCCGGTAATTATGGCGGGAATGACAAGATTGTTTGAAAAaatgtttattaatatttttggAGACTAATTGATTTTTGATTAAttgaatatattttttttaggTATGCAAGCTTACAAATTATGTTTATGTCGTCCACATAATTTTCAGTGAAAGTTCATGTCAGAACGAGACGATTTATAAATGTATCGTTTTGATTTGGGTCAATATTGGTTGGATTAAAATTAGCTTAGCTTATAATGAgttgtttaataaataaagtatctAAGCAGGTTCATGAGTTTACGTTTACTATGATAGATAGTGGAGACAAACAATAGTCATGGGTGTTGCTCATGTTGAACATCACAAGTGATGATTCTGATCAAAGCAAACACAAAGCACACATGTTGGTCGAAATCTTTGAAGACACCTTTGATTAATTAGAAAATTAGAAACAAACCAACAGGTACAAAACGAATGGATGATTTATATATCCACTATAAGTGGTATTGTTGACTCGTTCTTCAAAGAATGGGTTTATTTAGGAAAAAATTCCCTTTTCTATGAGTCAAATTGGGTCATCTCAAAGTAGTCAACGGGCCAATTTGGTTATTTCAAATAAGTCATTGGGTCAATTCGAGTCATCTCAAATTAGTCAAACGGGTCAATTTGGGCCACCACAAATTACTCAACGAGACATGACCCCCCCCCCGGTTACCCAACGCCGGTAAGCGCGTAACGAGGCATTGAACACGAAACGGGTGATAACATGCGCGTAACATGAAATCGAACAAATAACTTGTTACACCCTAACTAGCAGCGGAAACAAAAGGGATGCAACAAACACCTCTAGTACAAGCACGTTCTTTATAAAGATACTTTTTTTAACGTTAAATTATACATCACGTTCATTGTTGATTACATACTACGAGTATGTGTTCCCTGTAAAAGAACAGATGATTGCATAAGCCAGAATATACTATTCTGATCAAGAAATAAAGACAAGTTATGAAGATTAACTCCTtccaaagatagtgaatcttgaacactaaCAAAAGATCTGTTTGAAGACTCAAAGATTTGTTTGAAGACATGAAGCTCTGTTGAAGAAGTACAAAAGTCTGTTCAAGCCCAAAACTCTGTTGACGGTTAAAGCACTTTTAAAGAGGACTCATCATCTGTTTGGGCCAGAACAGATGTTTAGAAACAAATGACAAAGGTTTAAAGAACAGTTGCTAACAATAGAACAGTATCTGTAAATAAGTTTTTATGAGTCTTAAAACAGTTGTTATGATTCCTCTGATGTTTCTAACATCTGAGGAATCTTTTAtgttaggaatgttagatgtcGCTATCAGGGTGATGTCATTCATGATTGCTAACAAATATTTATACTTTGTATAAACAGATCTCACATGTCAGAGATCTATATTATCACTTGACATTCTTTTTTTTACGAACAGAAGTATAGTGATCAGGTTGAGGGGGAGTAATAGTCATATTTGTATTTTATAATCTTTTGATTATAATTGAAAACTTTATGACAACTTTCCAAGCTTGTGTTTGTGTTTAGTTCCATTGCGATCTTATTATCTCTATTTATATTTCACTTATTTCATCAACACTTCACTGTTTcacacacaaaaacacacacattTTTAAACTCAAATCCTAACAGTATGTTACAACGATATGTTCCTATGAACCACATTATTCTTCTAGAAGGTATGCTCCTATGCATTTAACTATCCGCAAAGCAAAACTTGAAGCAACAAACATACGTATTACTCAAATTCCTTTTTAGTTGAAAAGCATGTTTGAAAACGATCAACTACAAATAGTAGGTGAGTTTCACATGTTTTGTTTGTCTCTATGCACAAGTACACAAATAAAGTTTTGCACATGTGGTGTAATTATACTAAGTTTACAAGTGTAACCTTGACCTGTACTTAAATCACCGTGGCCAACACCAAccacaacaaacaaacaacaatacCCCAAGTAGCTATGCCTAACACAAcatagcatatacattgaatATGTGCAACCACGTTTTCTTGAGCAGCACAAAGTCATGGCCAAGTAGCTGTGTGGTTTAGgcttgttagtgcatttatgtctatcgcctccgtcaatacGATCCGTAGCGAGAAACTGAACTGATCTAGTGCTTTTATTGTTATAATTAGATAGAAAAAGGCAAGGtagcattattgtaaataaggagtCTTTCCTTAtaaccttggcctataaatagaagactTAGGGTTCttatttagaacttttgccatttgaGCATTTGGAGAGCTTGGTGCTTAGAAAGAGAAAGTAGAGGGAGAAAGTGCTGTAGGTGATTCACGTGACTTTGTACTTTTCAGATCTTTTATCGAATCACAGATTTTGTACGTTCTCGTGTTCGGTCCACgcacgtgtacggattccgcatgTCACACGTGTCGATACGCAATCGTTACGAAGtcgaaaaccgatcctacaagtggtatcagagcaggagctcgattgcacggatcaaTTACACAGAATCGCACAAGATTTCATCTGATTCAGATTAACAATTCATCCAGAGTTGTCAAATTTCTTCATTTttacatcttcttcatttttcttCAGAAAATTACGAAATTAACATGGCTTTTACGGTTAAAAttggctgatttttggatattATGTGCGAAAATCATTGATCTATAAGCCTACAAAATTTTAGATCAAAATTCCAAGTATTTTGAGAGAAATCAAGATTTTTTAGTCCGATTCGAAAACATGTTCGCTGTTATTTTTTCTTGGTGATGATCACCGATCGGATGGGCaaccgatcggatgaccatccaacCCTCAGCATATTTGTTTGATTAGTACATTGTGTCCAGTGTCGGATTGCAATCCGAACGGATCACTATCCGATCCATTGCAGGATATTAAaagttgactttgttgaccctgACTCGATCAGATTGACATCCGGTCCACAGCACATAGTTAATATAGTTTTAAGGTTCAAGTGTCGAGTGGCaatccgaacggattgccatccgatcctaAACTCTTCACTTGATTGTGTCACAGGTCCAAGTATCGGATCACTACTCGATCGGATCACCACCCGATCATTAACACAAGAGGTCTAAGTGTCGAATCCCcactcgatcggatcaccatccgatccaaagcatattgttcAAGTTTCGGATCATcactcgatcggatcaccatctGATACTTTGTtggtgtcactcgatcggatcaccatccgatcctCAACACAAATTAGGCAAGTGTCGGATCACcactcgatcggatcaccatccgatccgTTATCATTTGATCATTGTTATtctgttgacttttgttgacctcACTCGATTGGATATTCATCCGATCCAACTGTCTATTCAGTTTTATACTAATCGTTTATTTGTTCATCTGTAGGTGATTCAAAGGTGATTAACgaaaaacgtcatggctgaagagttctacaacacgTTCTACAAAGCTTTCACATCAGAATCGTCGGAAACTTCAACTGTTACACCTAAAACCATAACAAAAGCAATCaatgataatattaaacatgATAACTTCTATGGGACTTATTCGAAACCACCTAAACTCGAAAGTATTGAAGATTACACATGGTGGAAAAACATTTTATCAACTGGGCCAAAGCTTACGCACATGAAAGCTGGTTTTGCATGGAGTTTGGAtatgatagacctgtcaatgacAAAGGAGAAGAAATCCCACTCAAAAGCTTATCCGTTGAAGACAAAAAGAACTTCTCATATGAACAAAGAATGATTGCTCTAATCCAACAGTCGATTAGAGATGATATTTTTGCATTGCTTGTTCATGATGGTTCCTCTAAATCGGAGGTGgtaaacagtttaaaaagaataAAATTGCTTTACTAAAAAAGGAATTTAATCTGTTTGATAGTCTAAAAGGAGAGTCGGTGAGACAAATGATTGAGCGAATTTGTCATttaaaaatttagattgatagATTTGGAATCGTAAAAACACGTGAGGAAATTATTGATAAAatcattgaagcgttaccacgagctgatcagtggcaaacgtttgtttttattttgagaAATGATGTGTTGTATGAAACAATTACTCTCGATGTGttgattgaaaagattgaaactcaTGAGCATGAATTGTAGAAACAGAACAAGATGAGTAactcttcacatcaacagaatgtcgGTCTTTACTACAAGGGCAATGTACCTTCGGTGACTGTAAATGAATCACCAAAGATGGCATTCAGTGTTGAAAAGTCAAAAGAACCACAGAAAAGCTCATCAGGTTACGATCCAGGATATCAttcatcatcaacaacatcaaACTCTGAAGAACCTGAAGAGATTCTCTGCAACATCGCTTTAAAGCTAAAGAAGTCTTCAACAATGAACATCAATGTTGCTAAACAACAAATGAGTCTTCTAGGATCCATTCTAGAATCATACGAAGATCTGGTAGCTGATAAAATCAGAAATTCCGaactaacaaaggaagat
Coding sequences:
- the LOC110929641 gene encoding uncharacterized protein LOC110929641, producing the protein MAVRGSNFANYALFLTLMIQFTASMAAISTTDVRRYPKAISDLKEIIVRGLGLQSDDLKISGFDLRDAFVGRSNVYEIDIEIDNMVLPLKLLDDVNNWQHEDLPILQVEDQASNNNHDNVLVAKAKTTEMKNAHGSPVLAPFELAGPIELWIQDAKNMKLSLPHHVDDGELRKVIIADGAVVRVEGAKSVSLLRPVQFGLPLTKAQNGFASRILSLADRLRHVARTRGQIIPLSIVGPTSLTSPTPSPTANQNKHNLLVNGSKTFWPVKSVNGSNTHLVGLDKLLSSVLGSKASENGSFKLLKADISAQTFVKIGFQVEKLGGNGPELEGYPKWRTKPTTTRMHFEVLAKVDGDKILPEQVVQVKPIAVKDTMAPNVITGNITSSKAFTMSPPKTFTL